One Natrinema marinum genomic window carries:
- a CDS encoding long-chain fatty acid--CoA ligase: MGAQLTLDKMLERAVDLFPDRELVTKLPDGSTHRYTYADAYERINQLAGALDDLGLEEGDRVGVVATNHYRHYELYFGPACSGRSIHMCNMRLPDHHFVHTIDDAEDRVIFVDPGLIEKVEANADDLETVEQYVVLDDEVPETSLEPVTDYESLLEGQSTDYEWPDLDEDAEYGMCHTSGTTGLPKGVAYSHRAMFLHSIMGGHTDANAISERDTVLPVVPMFHANGWGIPYGATLVGAKQVFPSVHTDPETIARLIDEEDVTFSAAVPTIWLEMAEFLDENPEVDISNIDRLTVGGSAPPESLIRKYDEEYDAPIIQGWGMTETSPLGSLSTLRKEVAELPSDEQYEYRAKAGLPVPGMQTRIVDDDGEEVPADGKTMGELLVRSPWVTDGYHNRPEENEQSFTDDVPASDTSGESADSSAGRYLRTGDIATRDEMGYIDIVDRDKDVIKSGGEWISSVQLENELIAHEGVREATVIGVDHERWQERPLAVVVPTADADVDEDDLEAHLLETFPSWWLPDEYRFIEEIPKTSTGKFDKKSLRDEFDIVLEAEDDEPAPHQ; this comes from the coding sequence ATGGGTGCCCAGTTAACACTTGACAAGATGCTCGAGCGGGCGGTCGACCTGTTCCCCGACCGGGAACTGGTGACGAAACTGCCCGACGGCAGCACGCACCGATACACGTACGCCGACGCGTACGAGCGGATCAACCAGCTCGCGGGCGCGCTCGACGACCTCGGGCTCGAGGAAGGAGACCGGGTCGGCGTCGTCGCGACGAACCACTATCGACACTACGAACTCTACTTCGGCCCCGCGTGTTCGGGGCGGTCGATCCACATGTGTAACATGCGGCTACCCGATCACCACTTCGTCCACACGATCGACGACGCCGAGGACCGCGTGATCTTCGTCGATCCAGGGCTCATCGAGAAGGTCGAGGCCAACGCCGACGACCTCGAGACCGTCGAGCAGTACGTCGTCCTCGACGACGAGGTGCCCGAGACGAGCCTCGAGCCGGTGACCGACTACGAGTCGCTACTCGAGGGCCAGTCGACCGACTACGAGTGGCCCGACCTCGACGAGGACGCGGAGTACGGGATGTGCCACACCTCCGGGACCACGGGGCTGCCCAAGGGCGTCGCCTACTCCCATCGGGCGATGTTCCTCCACAGCATCATGGGCGGTCACACCGACGCCAACGCGATCAGCGAGCGCGACACCGTGCTCCCGGTCGTCCCGATGTTCCACGCCAACGGCTGGGGAATCCCCTACGGCGCGACGCTCGTCGGCGCGAAGCAGGTCTTCCCCTCGGTCCACACCGATCCCGAGACGATCGCCCGCCTGATCGACGAGGAGGACGTGACGTTCTCCGCCGCGGTGCCGACCATCTGGCTCGAGATGGCGGAGTTCTTGGACGAGAACCCCGAAGTCGACATCTCGAACATCGACCGGCTGACGGTCGGCGGGTCGGCGCCGCCCGAATCGCTCATCCGGAAGTACGACGAGGAGTACGACGCGCCGATCATCCAGGGCTGGGGGATGACCGAAACCTCGCCGCTGGGCTCGCTCAGCACGCTCCGCAAGGAGGTCGCGGAACTGCCCAGCGACGAACAATACGAGTACCGCGCGAAGGCGGGGCTGCCCGTGCCGGGCATGCAGACCCGCATCGTCGACGACGACGGCGAGGAAGTGCCCGCCGATGGCAAGACGATGGGCGAACTGCTGGTCCGCAGCCCCTGGGTGACCGACGGCTATCACAACCGACCCGAGGAAAACGAGCAGTCGTTCACCGACGACGTCCCCGCGAGCGACACGAGCGGGGAGTCGGCGGACTCGTCCGCCGGAAGGTACCTGCGGACCGGCGATATCGCCACCCGCGACGAGATGGGCTACATCGACATCGTCGACCGCGACAAGGACGTCATCAAGTCCGGCGGCGAGTGGATCTCGTCGGTGCAACTCGAGAACGAACTCATCGCCCACGAGGGCGTTCGCGAGGCGACGGTCATCGGCGTCGACCACGAGCGCTGGCAGGAGCGCCCGCTCGCGGTCGTCGTCCCGACCGCGGACGCGGACGTCGACGAAGACGACCTCGAAGCCCACCTCTTGGAGACGTTCCCCTCGTGGTGGCTGCCCGACGAGTATCGGTTCATCGAGGAGATTCCCAAGACCTCGACGGGCAAGTTCGACAAGAAATCGCTGCGCGACGAGTTCGACATCGTCCTCGAGGCCGAGGACGACGAGCCCGCGCCACACCAATAA
- a CDS encoding CaiB/BaiF CoA transferase family protein — MRLDSVRILDLSRLLPGPYATQLLADAGADVVKVEDTDAGDYARYSQPTTERGVGGLFDGVNRGKRSVGLDLKSEGGREAFYRLVAEADVVFEQFRPGVAERLEIDYETLREYNEELVYCSLSGYGGTGPYAERAGHDLNYVGVAGLLDMTREDEEMAPQIPGYQIGDLGGGLFAAFSIVGGLLSRELGNGGEYVDVAMTDVVASFSQAVAHDALTGGDPRPGETTLTGAVPWYDVYETADGRYVTFAALEPKFWQAFCEETDREDLVDLHGTDDPAELEAVREELEALFASRSRDAWLDELSDETMTGPVCTPAEAVEHPQLEARGLVERPDDAPPRVGFPAVGSNVPESHDESVPDHGEHTDDLLAEVGYDEGELAALRDAGSIL, encoded by the coding sequence ATGCGACTCGATTCGGTGCGGATACTCGATCTGTCGCGGCTCCTGCCGGGGCCGTACGCGACGCAACTGCTCGCCGACGCGGGGGCGGACGTGGTGAAAGTCGAGGACACCGACGCGGGCGACTACGCCAGATACTCGCAGCCGACGACCGAACGCGGCGTCGGCGGCCTGTTCGACGGCGTCAACCGCGGCAAGCGAAGCGTCGGGCTCGACCTGAAATCGGAGGGGGGCCGCGAGGCGTTCTACCGGCTCGTCGCGGAGGCCGACGTGGTCTTCGAGCAGTTCCGGCCCGGCGTCGCCGAACGCCTCGAGATCGACTACGAGACGCTGCGCGAGTACAACGAGGAGCTGGTGTATTGCTCGCTATCCGGCTACGGCGGGACCGGTCCCTACGCCGAGCGCGCAGGCCACGACTTGAACTACGTCGGGGTGGCCGGCTTACTCGATATGACCCGGGAGGACGAGGAAATGGCCCCGCAGATCCCGGGCTATCAGATCGGCGACTTGGGCGGCGGGCTGTTCGCTGCCTTCTCGATCGTCGGCGGACTGCTCTCGCGCGAACTCGGCAACGGCGGCGAGTACGTCGACGTGGCCATGACCGACGTGGTCGCCTCGTTCTCGCAGGCCGTCGCCCACGACGCGCTCACCGGCGGCGACCCGCGACCCGGCGAGACGACCCTCACCGGCGCGGTCCCCTGGTACGATGTCTACGAGACCGCCGACGGGCGCTACGTCACCTTCGCGGCGCTCGAGCCGAAGTTCTGGCAGGCCTTTTGCGAGGAGACCGACCGCGAGGACCTCGTCGATCTGCACGGAACGGACGACCCGGCCGAACTGGAAGCCGTCCGCGAGGAACTCGAGGCCCTGTTCGCGAGCCGGTCGCGGGACGCCTGGCTCGACGAGCTGAGCGACGAAACGATGACCGGACCGGTCTGTACGCCGGCCGAGGCCGTCGAACACCCCCAACTCGAGGCCCGCGGGCTGGTCGAGCGGCCCGACGACGCGCCGCCGCGGGTCGGCTTCCCCGCGGTGGGGTCGAACGTCCCCGAGAGCCACGACGAGTCGGTGCCTGACCACGGCGAGCACACCGACGACCTGCTCGCCGAGGTGGGGTACGACGAGGGCGAACTGGCCGCCCTCCGCGACGCCGGGTCGATCCTGTGA
- a CDS encoding ribonucleoside-diphosphate reductase, whose translation MATEYTPTEMMDRESRSNRYYRNAVERHWDPGEIDLERDVENLLEYIEGAEEYDRESWYGTLNGIAKFGAGEDAVTEDLAPLGAVLDNIDDQLFLTTQLYEEAKHADFFDRYWREVIWTVEDELGWERSNPRHDRWFNDPYIELFDRNRKAQFRLLEADTPENRAKAYCHYHLTVEGILAQTGYYGMQTSYGGEFEELPHLPGLVEGFTKIRSDEGRHVGFGMNQLKKLIAEGVDPTIIEETVDELLPLVQGITEDERFQPDDPDERVGLEEGKLAAYAVDKHTDRMQQITDAAADIPDVDELVSLEGDD comes from the coding sequence ATGGCAACGGAGTACACGCCAACGGAGATGATGGATCGGGAGTCCAGATCGAACCGGTACTATCGGAACGCGGTCGAACGCCACTGGGACCCCGGCGAGATCGACCTCGAGCGAGACGTCGAGAACTTGCTCGAGTATATCGAGGGAGCGGAGGAGTACGATCGGGAGTCGTGGTACGGCACGCTAAACGGCATCGCGAAGTTCGGCGCGGGCGAGGACGCGGTCACCGAGGACCTCGCGCCGCTTGGTGCAGTACTCGATAACATCGACGATCAGCTGTTCCTGACGACCCAGCTGTACGAGGAGGCAAAGCACGCGGACTTCTTCGACCGGTACTGGCGGGAGGTGATCTGGACGGTCGAGGACGAACTGGGCTGGGAGCGATCGAACCCGCGCCACGACAGGTGGTTCAACGATCCCTACATCGAACTCTTCGACCGGAACCGAAAGGCCCAGTTCCGGCTGCTCGAGGCGGACACCCCCGAGAACCGGGCAAAAGCCTACTGCCACTACCACCTCACGGTCGAGGGCATCCTGGCACAGACCGGCTACTACGGGATGCAGACCTCCTACGGCGGCGAGTTCGAGGAGCTACCGCACCTGCCGGGGCTGGTCGAGGGCTTCACGAAGATCCGCAGCGACGAGGGCCGCCACGTCGGCTTCGGGATGAACCAGCTCAAGAAGCTCATCGCCGAAGGCGTCGACCCCACAATTATCGAGGAGACGGTCGACGAGCTCCTCCCGCTGGTCCAGGGGATCACCGAAGACGAGCGGTTCCAGCCCGACGATCCCGACGAGCGCGTCGGTCTAGAGGAGGGGAAACTCGCCGCCTACGCCGTCGACAAACACACCGACCGGATGCAACAGATCACCGACGCCGCGGCCGACATCCCGGACGTCGACGAACTGGTGTCCCTCGAGGGCGACGACTGA
- a CDS encoding APC family permease — protein sequence MSGSTESGSETLSSSIGIVGVLALLVGNAISVPIFVLPGPLAGAAGPSVVLAIVLAAIPASFVVLYNALLGSAMPVAGGLYVYISRLTAPYWGFLVPATVPLVAWASLLVTATGFAEYTRIFFDVPSMVLIYVLLGFVLLINLIGLRLVAQVQLVFFAGLVLVLLTFIVPGATAVDAANYAPFFPDYGAFGLAVVALFYPFLGFGLLVELGEEIDDPRRTIPLVLGLGIGIVALFYVALIAVLVGVVPFAQLGGEADLALAASRFLPWWGEYVVAAGAIFAVVTTVNTTLLVFSRTLMRASRDGILPGAFSRIHPRFDTPHYAVAVLGVPPFVLVPLANEIVGLSVFIGLASLTAYFFCAIGLWNLPREFPDHYANAPFRLRRSRGLLAAVIGGALVTGAFWVVTLLQRPVVGVVLVGWFAVAYCYYRYRLGKTDRVETYRTMTSLEGHERVDGDATDRGGD from the coding sequence ATGAGCGGATCGACGGAGAGCGGGTCGGAGACGCTCTCCTCGAGCATCGGCATCGTCGGCGTGCTGGCGCTGCTGGTCGGCAACGCGATCTCGGTGCCGATATTCGTCCTGCCGGGACCGCTGGCGGGGGCCGCCGGTCCGTCGGTCGTGCTGGCGATCGTGTTGGCAGCGATTCCGGCGAGTTTCGTCGTCCTCTACAACGCGTTGCTCGGCTCCGCGATGCCGGTCGCTGGCGGGCTGTACGTCTACATTTCCCGGCTTACGGCCCCCTACTGGGGATTTCTCGTCCCCGCTACCGTTCCCCTGGTCGCGTGGGCATCGCTGCTCGTGACGGCGACCGGCTTCGCCGAGTACACTCGTATCTTCTTCGACGTGCCGTCGATGGTGTTGATCTACGTCCTGCTCGGCTTCGTTCTCCTCATCAATCTGATCGGCCTCAGGCTGGTCGCGCAGGTGCAACTCGTCTTCTTCGCCGGGCTCGTACTGGTGTTGTTGACGTTCATCGTGCCCGGCGCGACCGCCGTCGACGCGGCCAACTACGCGCCGTTCTTCCCGGATTACGGCGCGTTCGGGCTCGCCGTCGTCGCGCTGTTCTACCCGTTCCTCGGCTTCGGGCTGCTGGTCGAACTCGGCGAGGAGATCGACGATCCCCGACGGACGATCCCGCTCGTGCTGGGGCTGGGAATCGGGATCGTCGCGCTGTTCTACGTGGCGCTGATCGCTGTCCTCGTCGGCGTCGTTCCGTTCGCACAACTGGGCGGCGAGGCCGACCTCGCGCTCGCCGCCTCGAGATTTCTCCCGTGGTGGGGCGAGTACGTCGTCGCCGCGGGCGCGATCTTTGCGGTCGTCACCACGGTCAACACGACGCTGCTGGTTTTCTCCCGGACGCTCATGCGCGCGAGCCGCGACGGCATCCTTCCGGGGGCGTTCTCGCGGATCCATCCCCGGTTCGATACACCCCACTACGCCGTCGCCGTCCTCGGTGTCCCGCCGTTCGTACTCGTTCCACTCGCGAACGAAATCGTCGGCCTCTCCGTCTTTATCGGACTGGCCAGCCTCACCGCGTACTTCTTCTGTGCGATCGGCCTCTGGAACCTCCCGCGGGAGTTCCCAGACCACTACGCCAATGCGCCGTTCCGGCTCCGGCGCTCGCGCGGTCTCCTCGCGGCGGTGATCGGCGGCGCGCTCGTCACCGGTGCGTTCTGGGTCGTCACGCTCCTCCAGCGACCCGTCGTCGGCGTCGTCCTCGTCGGCTGGTTTGCCGTCGCGTACTGCTACTACCGCTACCGTCTCGGCAAGACCGACCGCGTCGAGACCTATCGGACGATGACCTCGCTCGAGGGCCACGAGCGCGTCGACGGGGACGCGACCGACCGCGGCGGAGACTGA